The Longimicrobiaceae bacterium genome contains a region encoding:
- the recN gene encoding DNA repair protein RecN, with protein MLSELRIRNFALIDQLSVRLGPGLNVLTGETGAGKSIIVGALSLLLGERASTDVVRAGSDRASVEGVFEVNGRDDIARLLDERGVEPEDGVIVLKREVAAEGRSRAWINGSPTTATVLGELGRALVDLHGQHEHQTLLRREEQRAILDAYAGNVELAGRVAEAHRTLLAARRDIEELERRRREAAQRVDFLRFQLEEIEGAKLKADEEEDLDAEASRLTHAEELTALSGSLYDAVAGGSSALVSRLGSLQRALDQLIRIDPGQASLQELYDTGYYALQELGERMEEYARSVEHDPERLEEIRRRQDLFFRLKTKYGPELADVIETGAKARGELDLLEGASFELEELQRREREAAEELTRLAAELTKRRAKAMTALAKEVNAIFPELGMTGGRFEAAAVPLPAPGSHGAEEVEFRVSLNKGFDPKPIAQVASGGELARVMLALKTILARLDSVPTLIFDEVDTGIGGRVALQVGDKMRAVAGSHQVFAITHLPQIASRAHNHLLVVKREKAGRTTTEVHPLDEGTRVQEIARMLGGDPESTVSLEHARELLERGVGAA; from the coding sequence ATGCTTTCCGAGCTCCGCATCCGCAACTTCGCGCTGATCGACCAGCTCTCCGTCCGCCTCGGCCCCGGGCTCAACGTGCTCACGGGCGAGACCGGGGCGGGGAAGTCGATCATCGTCGGCGCTCTCTCCCTGCTGCTGGGGGAGCGCGCGTCCACCGACGTGGTCCGCGCCGGCTCCGACCGCGCCTCCGTGGAGGGCGTCTTCGAGGTGAACGGGCGCGACGACATCGCCCGCCTCCTGGACGAGCGCGGGGTGGAGCCGGAGGACGGCGTGATCGTCCTCAAGCGCGAGGTGGCCGCCGAGGGGCGCAGCCGCGCCTGGATCAACGGCTCCCCGACCACGGCGACGGTGCTCGGCGAGCTGGGGCGCGCGCTGGTGGACCTGCACGGGCAGCACGAGCACCAGACGCTCCTGCGCCGCGAGGAGCAGCGCGCCATCCTGGACGCCTACGCCGGCAACGTGGAGCTCGCGGGCCGGGTGGCGGAAGCGCACCGCACGCTCCTGGCCGCGCGCCGCGACATTGAGGAGCTGGAGCGGCGCCGGCGCGAGGCCGCGCAGCGGGTGGACTTCCTCCGCTTCCAGCTGGAGGAGATCGAGGGCGCGAAGCTCAAGGCGGACGAGGAGGAGGATTTGGACGCGGAGGCCAGCCGCCTCACGCACGCGGAGGAGCTGACCGCTCTCTCCGGGAGCCTCTACGACGCCGTCGCCGGGGGGAGCTCCGCGCTGGTGTCGCGGCTGGGGAGCCTGCAGCGCGCGCTCGACCAGCTCATCCGGATCGACCCGGGGCAGGCCTCGCTCCAGGAGCTGTACGACACCGGATACTACGCACTGCAGGAGCTGGGCGAGCGGATGGAGGAGTACGCCCGCTCCGTGGAGCACGACCCGGAGCGGCTGGAGGAGATCCGCCGCCGCCAGGACCTGTTCTTCCGCCTGAAGACCAAGTACGGGCCGGAGCTGGCGGACGTGATCGAGACCGGCGCGAAGGCGCGCGGCGAGCTGGACCTGCTGGAGGGTGCGTCCTTCGAGCTGGAAGAGCTGCAGCGGCGCGAGCGCGAGGCGGCGGAGGAGCTGACGCGCCTCGCGGCGGAGCTCACGAAGCGCCGCGCGAAGGCCATGACCGCGCTCGCCAAGGAAGTGAACGCCATCTTCCCCGAGCTGGGGATGACCGGCGGCCGCTTCGAGGCCGCGGCCGTGCCGCTCCCGGCCCCCGGCTCGCACGGGGCCGAGGAGGTGGAGTTCCGCGTCTCGCTCAACAAGGGGTTCGACCCCAAGCCCATCGCGCAGGTGGCCTCCGGCGGCGAGCTGGCGCGGGTGATGCTGGCGCTCAAGACCATCCTCGCGCGCCTGGACTCCGTGCCCACGCTGATCTTCGACGAGGTGGACACCGGGATCGGCGGGCGGGTGGCGCTGCAGGTGGGCGACAAGATGCGCGCGGTGGCGGGGAGCCACCAGGTGTTCGCCATCACGCACCTGCCGCAGATCGCCTCGCGCGCGCACAACCACCTCCTGGTGGTGAAGCGCGAGAAGGCGGGGCGCACCACCACCGAGGTGCACCCGCTCGATGAGGGGACACGGGTGCAGGAGATCGCGCGGATGCTGGGCGGCGACCCCGAGAGCACCGTCTCGCTAGAGCACGCCCGCGAGCTGCTGGAGCGCGGCGTCGGCGCAGCCTGA
- the mgtE gene encoding magnesium transporter: MSTAVPPSPPAPAPPPPPVADPLDRLHELLAAGDVEALGAFLSEFHAPDVADLLEALDEDDRARVLRVLAQDPALAAEALSEMEWEEHPEDSLAGLEPDQMAAVLAELSDDDAADIIGELDPEEQDRVLASLSLEEAGEIRQLLEYDEESAGGLMTTELVSVRHTLNAAEAIEEVRRQGQEVGEFYSIFVVDEGNRLCGTVPLQALVIARPDAKVMDMVEEVVATVAPGEDQEEVGRVLARYNLAAVPVVDDDGHLLGRITFDDVIDVIEAETTEDILKFGGVSEEEEIRGGWWDAVRSRLPWLFVNLLTAFAAASVVVFFEDTVSALPLLAAWMPVVAGMGGNAGTQALAVTVRRLALSQETLGDRWSIVGKELLVGIGNGLAIGASVAVIAWALNGNPLLGAVVMLAMWLNLSVAGFAGAFVPIILERVGVDPAVASSIFVTTFTDLVGFLLLLGLATQVLL, from the coding sequence ATGAGCACCGCGGTGCCGCCGTCCCCGCCCGCTCCCGCGCCTCCGCCCCCCCCGGTGGCGGACCCGCTCGACCGTCTCCACGAGCTGCTCGCGGCCGGGGACGTCGAAGCGCTGGGGGCGTTCCTCTCCGAGTTCCACGCCCCGGACGTCGCCGACCTGCTGGAGGCGCTGGACGAGGACGACCGGGCGCGCGTGCTCCGCGTCCTCGCCCAGGACCCCGCCCTGGCGGCCGAGGCGCTCTCGGAGATGGAGTGGGAGGAGCACCCGGAGGATTCGCTGGCCGGCCTGGAGCCGGACCAGATGGCCGCGGTGCTCGCGGAGCTCTCCGACGACGACGCTGCCGACATCATCGGCGAGCTGGACCCGGAGGAGCAGGACCGGGTTCTGGCCTCGCTCTCCCTGGAGGAGGCCGGGGAGATCCGGCAGCTCCTGGAGTACGACGAGGAGTCGGCCGGCGGGCTGATGACCACGGAGCTGGTCTCCGTGCGCCACACCCTGAACGCGGCGGAGGCCATCGAGGAGGTCCGGCGGCAGGGGCAGGAGGTCGGGGAGTTCTACAGCATCTTCGTGGTGGACGAGGGGAACCGCCTGTGCGGCACCGTTCCCCTCCAGGCGCTGGTGATCGCCCGCCCGGACGCGAAGGTGATGGACATGGTGGAGGAGGTGGTCGCCACCGTGGCGCCGGGAGAGGACCAGGAGGAGGTGGGGCGCGTCCTCGCCCGCTACAACCTGGCCGCCGTGCCGGTGGTGGACGACGACGGCCACCTCCTGGGGCGGATCACCTTCGACGACGTGATCGACGTCATCGAGGCCGAGACCACCGAAGACATCCTCAAGTTCGGCGGCGTCTCGGAGGAGGAGGAGATCCGCGGCGGCTGGTGGGACGCCGTGCGCTCACGCCTCCCCTGGCTCTTCGTGAACCTGCTCACCGCCTTCGCCGCCGCCTCGGTGGTGGTGTTCTTCGAGGACACGGTGAGCGCCCTCCCCCTCCTCGCCGCCTGGATGCCGGTGGTCGCGGGGATGGGCGGGAACGCGGGGACGCAGGCGCTGGCGGTCACCGTGCGCCGTCTCGCCCTATCGCAGGAGACGCTCGGCGACCGCTGGAGCATCGTCGGCAAGGAGCTGCTCGTGGGGATCGGGAACGGCCTCGCCATCGGCGCCTCGGTCGCGGTGATCGCGTGGGCGCTGAACGGCAACCCGCTGCTCGGCGCGGTGGTGATGCTGGCCATGTGGCTGAACCTTTCCGTGGCCGGGTTCGCCGGCGCCTTCGTCCCCATCATCCTGGAGCGCGTGGGGGTGGACCCGGCGGTGGCGTCGTCCATCTTCGTGACGACGTTTACGGACCTGGTGGGTTTCCTGCTGCTGCTGGGCCTGGCGACGCAGGTGCTCCTCTGA
- the ybeY gene encoding rRNA maturation RNase YbeY: MDRIEVEVSLGEGVTIPLDPAAVERAVRATLRAEGHAAAEVSVAFLGDAEITELNREYLGHDRPTDVISFALHGEGEPVLGDVYVGLDQALRQAGELGVDAAEELLRLAVHGTLHVVGHDHPEGEERAGSEMFRRQEEILRELLDAGGTP, encoded by the coding sequence ATGGACCGCATCGAGGTGGAGGTGAGCCTCGGGGAGGGCGTGACCATCCCCCTGGACCCGGCGGCCGTGGAGCGCGCCGTCCGCGCGACCCTGCGCGCCGAGGGGCATGCCGCCGCCGAGGTGTCGGTCGCCTTCCTGGGCGACGCGGAGATCACCGAGCTCAACCGCGAGTACCTGGGCCACGACCGCCCCACGGACGTGATCTCCTTCGCGCTGCACGGCGAGGGGGAGCCGGTGCTGGGCGACGTGTACGTGGGGCTCGACCAGGCGCTCCGGCAGGCGGGCGAGCTGGGAGTGGACGCGGCGGAGGAGCTGCTGCGTCTCGCGGTCCATGGAACCCTCCACGTGGTCGGCCACGACCACCCGGAGGGCGAGGAGCGCGCCGGGTCGGAGATGTTCCGGCGGCAGGAGGAGATCCTCCGCGAACTCCTGGATGCCGGCGGGACGCCGTGA